The Pseudanabaena sp. PCC 6802 genomic interval TAACGATTTGTATCCTGGCAAAATTGCAGGACTGATCCTGATTGCGTCTGCTGCTAGACCTTGTAGCAGCCACCCGAAAGTGCCCTGGTGGCAGGTGATGAATACAGGTTTAGCCGTGCTGGCACACCGTTTGACCCATCGCCTGCTGCCACACAGCAAATTAGCAATATGGCTGGGCAAGCGATCGCTATTGCAATATTTGATCCAGCAACATACAACTTTTGCCTACGATCGCATTGCCAACGAGGGGATGCGTGCTTTCTTGCAAACCTCAAAATTTGCAACCAAAGCCCTATTCGATGCCATGCACCAGGGTTACGATCGCCGCCAGGATCTAGCTCGAATTCAGGTGCCCTGCCTGGCGATCGCGGGGGAGTGCGATCGGCATATCACAGCCGAGTCTAGTCGCGAGACAGCCATGCTTTTACCGAACTCAACCTGGATTTGCTATCCGCAGGTGGCGCATCTCTTGCCCTGGGAAATTCCGACGCAGTTGATGGCGGATATAGATCTGTGGCTGGAGAGGAATGGGTTTTAGGGGTGGGGTGATGGGGGTTGGGTGATGGGGGACGGATCGCGGGCGCAGGGGTTTAGCATTTGTCAATAACGCTTGCATTTGACGCGCAGACGATCGCACAAATGCTAAACCCTTAAAGTTAAAATCGTGGGTGGTGGTCGTTGCTTTAAAATTCATTTCCCTATGAGTAATTCCGATCGCGTCTCAGATGCCAAACCCGATCGAACAGATGATTCTGAGCAGGTAAGCTGGACAAAAAGTCCCTGGTTAAAGTTGGGCATAGCTCTAGTAGTTGAGATTAGCGTTGTATTAGTAGTTTTTTTTACGCCAGTGCGCGGTTGGCTGGGTCTGGGTAACGCTCGCACAATTATGCATAACTTCCAGACCTGGCGGGAGAACCTGGGTATACTCGCACCTTTGGCATATATGTTGACCTATGTGGTGGCAACCGTATTCGCCATTCCAGGGTCGGCTCTGACGCTGGCATCGGGAGCGATATTTGGTGCAATTCAAGGCACCATTTGGACTGTGATTGGGGCAACCCTGGGTGCCACGGGAGCATTTATGGCATCGAGATTTTTGATCGGTGGCACGATCGCTAAGCGGTTCGATCGCGGCGATCGCCTCAGCCAATTGGTACAAGGAATCAAGGAAAATGGCTTTTGGTTTGCTTTGTCTATTCGACTAGCCCCCATTTTTCCTTTTAACGCTGTTAACTATCTGTTTGGGGTAACCCCCATCCGCCTTAGCTCTTATTTTTTTGCCACTTTTATCGGTATTATTCCTGGTACCTTAGTTTATTCGTGGCTGGGACAAGAGGGTGCAGAAGCTTTAACTGGCAATGCTCGTTGGCAGCTACCTGCTGCTCTGGTGGCGCTATCAGCACTATCGGCAACCCCTTTGTTGATGAAACGATTGAAGCGATCGGTTTAGGGGTAGGGGTACGCAGTTTAAAAAACTCTATAAGGAATCTGGAATTGGTTCAACCAACAACTTAATCGCATCTTTTAAATTTGCGATCGCCTCATCTCGTGTTTCACCAAATGAAGATACAAAATTAAGTTCTGGGCAGGTTGCAGAATAAGCCTGTACTTCATCATCCCACTCTAGTACGACCCTAATCTTCATAGACTTGACCTGTTTTTTTTAATACTTCAGTTTACCTACAAAATTTTTCGACGCAGCGCACAAAGATCTCTACCCCAGTTCCCAGCGCTGTCTCGTCAAAGTCAAAGCGGGGATGGTGGTGGGGGTATGCCAAATCTTTATCTGGGTTGGCGGCACCCACAAAAAAGTAGCAGCCAGGGACTTCCTGTAAAAAGAAAGACATGTCTTCGCCACCCATAGTCCGACACTCTGGCACTACGCCTGCGGGCGTTTCCACGACAGTTTCGGCAACAGAACGAACTAGAGCGGCGATCGCGCCATCATTAATCACGGGTGGATAAAGACGTTGGTAATCCAGTTCGTAACCAGCACCATGACTCTGGCATACACCAGCAATTACCTGTTCTAACCGCTGGGGAATCAGGTTGCCCAAAGCTGGATTAAAATACCGTACCGTACCGTTCAGTTTTGCCTTGTCAGCAATCACGTTCCGCTTTGTGCCCGCATGAAGCTCGCCCACCGTGACCACTGCCGAATCAAGGGGATCGACATTTCTGGCTACAATGGTTTGCAGAGCGTTGACCACCTGGGCTGCCACCAATACCGAGTCAACCGTCTGATGGGGCATAGCACCATGTCCGCCCTTACCCAAGATCGTACAGGTAAAACTTTCCACCGCAGCCATCAGTGCCCCGCTACGCACGCCAACCGTCCCGATCGGCAAGTTATTCCACAGATGCAGCCCAATAATCGCTTCAACGCGGGGATGCTCCAGTACTCCCTGCTCGATCATCGGCTTTGCGCCACCGGGGCCTTCCTCCGCTGGCTGAAAAATAATTTTCACCGTACCCCTAAAACTATCCCGATGCTGCCAAAGCCAAAAAGCGGTTCCCAGTGCGATCGCCGTATGCCCGTCATGACCGCAGGCGTGCATCAGTCCATCGATCTGAGAACGATAGTCAACGATATTTTCTTCCTGAATCGGCAGCGCGTCCATATCGGCGCGGATCGCCATGACCCGTCCACCCGTGGGCTTGGTACTGGTAATGGTTGCCACGATCCCAGTTTGGGCAATGCTGCCCTGATGCGGAATCCCCCACTCACTCAACTTTTGCTGTACGAACGCCGCAGTTCGTCTTTCTTTGAACCCTAGCTCCGGCCAACGATGCAGTTCTCGCCGCCATTGCACCAGATTAGACTGCAATGCCAGAATCTCCGACCTGATCTTAAACTTAGGGACGCTGGATAAATTAACTGGAGTAGCAACCATGACGAAATCTTTGCAGAAAGAGCATATCTTACAGTACTTTCCCCATTGTATAGCGAGCCACTAGCTTTCAGTTTTTAGCAGTCAGCGGTCAGCTTTTTTCAAGACCTATACTGCCATCCTCTCAACGCATATTATAGATATGTCTGCTAATTCCCAACCCCTAATATGTTTACCGGCTTAATCCAATCCCTAGGGCAAATCGAGCATCGCGATCGCGAACAAATTGTCATTCGCTGCCCAGATCTGAGAAATAAGCTCGCATTAGGTGATAGCGTTGCGGTCAATGGAGTTTGCCTAACGGTTGCCAAATTAACGGCATCGGGATTTGTTGCAGATATCTCACCGGAAACTCTTAATCGTTCCAACTTGGGTGATTCTAATTCCATGCCCGTAAATTTGGAATTAGCCCTTGCAGTTGGCGATCGCTTGGGCGGGCATTTTGTCACGGGGCATATTGATGGAATTGGAACTCTAATTGAAAGTAAGATGCAGGGTGGCGCATGGGAGATGAGCTTTCACGCGCTCGCTTCAGTGGGGCACTATATCGTCTTTAAAGGAAGTATTTGCGTGAATGGCATCAGCCTCACGGTTGCCAGTTGTAACGATGACGGTACTTACTTTAGCGTGGCGGTAATTCCGCATACATATCAAAATACTAACCTGTCGTACCTGCGATCGGGGAGTAAAGTAAATTTAGAATCCGATGTATTGGGTAAGTACGTTGAGAAATTCCTCCGTCTGGGTTCTCATACAGTTCGCGAACCTAACGGTTCGCCAGCAGAAATCACCGCCGACTTCCTGGCCGAGCACGGCTGGGAATACACATAGGCTTGATGGACTTATGGCTACATCGCTCGACCTCTATGATAGGATAGCAGGCACGGGTTAGATATAGTGATTGGTGTGACGGAAGAGTCTATTTATCATCGAAAAGAGTCGGAGTCTCAGACAGCAGATGATGCAGCGAAACAGATAGCAAGCCAAGAAATGTGGGGCGGGCCTTGTCGGAATTATCTGAGCAGCGATATTCCTAAAGTCAAAGCCTATACGGATGAATTACCTCTGACAAAAAATCGGGAAGGTAAGGAACGGGGGATCGAGTTTACGACAGCGGTAAAACCGGATCGAGGAACAAGGCCAGGTCTAGCCTATTGGTCGGGAGATCGTGAGGGTGTCCGAAATGAAGGTGGTTACGCTAAAATTAAGGTGCGGATAAAATTCTGCAATCAACTGAGTGAGGTCTGGGGTAGTTAATGAGTACTTCAGTGTTGAGGAAAGATCGACTGGTTCGATTTGAAGAGGTGACACCGGCGAATACGATCGTCGCCTTTTTAGATGCTCAATTAAAACCTTTAGCTGCTCGCGTTCAGCTTCCAGTCTTTGCAGGATATGACGATCTGGATGAAATAAAGTTTACTTTTTTGACTTTGCCTTCAGGAAAAACGGTAACGCTGGGACAGTACGAACATTCGCCACAGGTTGGTGTGGATTTATATGTGGATCTCAGCATTCAAGACATTCCCTCTGTTGTGTTTGAGAGCTGCCAGTACCTAGAAATGTCCCGACAAGAGGTTTTGTGGCTCCACCCAGACTTTCAGGAAAAGATAGATCGACTGTTTGCAGAGCATGGTAATCTCCCTATACAGCATAAAGCACCGCAGGTGGAAGTAGAGTTGCTGCAAAACACTCTCTATGAACCAATAGATTGCTTTGAATATTCCCTAGGAATTTACACTAGGCAGCAGTTCCCCGAATACTGGGCAATGCTGCAACACAATCTGGGATTGGCTTACTACAATCGCACTCATGGCGATCGCGTAGAGAAT includes:
- a CDS encoding riboflavin synthase, encoding MFTGLIQSLGQIEHRDREQIVIRCPDLRNKLALGDSVAVNGVCLTVAKLTASGFVADISPETLNRSNLGDSNSMPVNLELALAVGDRLGGHFVTGHIDGIGTLIESKMQGGAWEMSFHALASVGHYIVFKGSICVNGISLTVASCNDDGTYFSVAVIPHTYQNTNLSYLRSGSKVNLESDVLGKYVEKFLRLGSHTVREPNGSPAEITADFLAEHGWEYT
- a CDS encoding alpha/beta fold hydrolase, producing the protein MLQDNLSILCLHGHPGSGDAMSVFTQHFWDRGFRVIAPDLRGYGRSQRQHPIEQPFAMLEHLSDLVNLLENSHIDRCIVLGWSLGGILAMELALKFNDLYPGKIAGLILIASAARPCSSHPKVPWWQVMNTGLAVLAHRLTHRLLPHSKLAIWLGKRSLLQYLIQQHTTFAYDRIANEGMRAFLQTSKFATKALFDAMHQGYDRRQDLARIQVPCLAIAGECDRHITAESSRETAMLLPNSTWICYPQVAHLLPWEIPTQLMADIDLWLERNGF
- a CDS encoding M20 metallopeptidase family protein, whose translation is MVATPVNLSSVPKFKIRSEILALQSNLVQWRRELHRWPELGFKERRTAAFVQQKLSEWGIPHQGSIAQTGIVATITSTKPTGGRVMAIRADMDALPIQEENIVDYRSQIDGLMHACGHDGHTAIALGTAFWLWQHRDSFRGTVKIIFQPAEEGPGGAKPMIEQGVLEHPRVEAIIGLHLWNNLPIGTVGVRSGALMAAVESFTCTILGKGGHGAMPHQTVDSVLVAAQVVNALQTIVARNVDPLDSAVVTVGELHAGTKRNVIADKAKLNGTVRYFNPALGNLIPQRLEQVIAGVCQSHGAGYELDYQRLYPPVINDGAIAALVRSVAETVVETPAGVVPECRTMGGEDMSFFLQEVPGCYFFVGAANPDKDLAYPHHHPRFDFDETALGTGVEIFVRCVEKFCR
- a CDS encoding TVP38/TMEM64 family protein, with amino-acid sequence MSNSDRVSDAKPDRTDDSEQVSWTKSPWLKLGIALVVEISVVLVVFFTPVRGWLGLGNARTIMHNFQTWRENLGILAPLAYMLTYVVATVFAIPGSALTLASGAIFGAIQGTIWTVIGATLGATGAFMASRFLIGGTIAKRFDRGDRLSQLVQGIKENGFWFALSIRLAPIFPFNAVNYLFGVTPIRLSSYFFATFIGIIPGTLVYSWLGQEGAEALTGNARWQLPAALVALSALSATPLLMKRLKRSV
- a CDS encoding type II toxin-antitoxin system HicB family antitoxin, with amino-acid sequence MKIRVVLEWDDEVQAYSATCPELNFVSSFGETRDEAIANLKDAIKLLVEPIPDSL